The following are encoded in a window of Kogia breviceps isolate mKogBre1 chromosome 10, mKogBre1 haplotype 1, whole genome shotgun sequence genomic DNA:
- the C10H6orf132 gene encoding uncharacterized protein C6orf132 homolog has protein sequence MKKNPTVQGTFSKLFGKKHANPPATSLYATNPPWIFTQEAPEEGTRGFDGIYYGDNRFDTVSESGTATLKARPRVRPLLTFLPLDAQENHGLAVPTPSVPDNFADKQMTGTSRLVNGNLRLYSSVGDLRPGHYGQDLLIPPPPPGPAPAPPRDTPQPQEEPSPPPPPSTAPPPPPLLLEPPSPPSMAPPLPPVMGALSTAPCLASPVTPTPPDFIPPAPPLPFLPAPAPPAPGSPHTPGTHPFPAVGVTKWKSEVALNDRQPEAPRGSPPRSPAEPKGSLLGPETHFTFPSSLKVPPPTPVRTSSISTQEEAQGALPEEGEVTKKAPSRLPLPPSFHIRPASQVYPDRATEPDHPEEPRATAPASPRPGQPQAWTSEQAETSPPAPPLPPPPPPLPPPASPLPPAAPPLPSAEKAAPRPAGVMKRPKSSSPAPKPKLDPPSPEDTASSESVDWRDPSQMAKLRNELSAYLCGSRREDRFASHRPGPTAASQGKESQKGPSLPEKEAPPSVPEESPCSQPERKAATSLTLPPVDYIPQDSPTPSIWQIRNKLEAQLSSSAEKEAKPSRGSLPPKPQLEGVRIFENRADNGKFSKPVAKNLPPLSTTPLPTTPLQSKATPGPATPPRATPEPATPGPATPPRATPEPATPGPATPPRATPGPATPPRATPEPATPGPATPPKATPEPATPGPATPPKATPLPTTSSQLIAEKNRVPAGQWEKPEHQELAVPSKPEAEGRSLETSKPTQGALSSPALPAKISPGREEVPFLYKPHRSQNSPSRDVAMVMPTLSRGEAVGSGEPVEVKEPQRLPAKPPASAQPAEELLRHPVTGEVVEQGSPMALLLAARQRAQKGRSRGAALGRSSLSGSLRGHSQPGAGSDSIFYNDGQPNSFTVVPKVPKETENDPQLTSPGQPKVPSQWKPQPRRDPEGTEPSRGYSCTKMEPRASVAWEGPAPSSLPQGRLLPKSFSSPPSPSHKREEEEFNFEVIPPPPEFSNYPEPPPHALQYLGRRGSPPRNNFSDLGQLADAGPARGFSRFPASAGPSGAARGLDNFSGRSRSLIKKRLYVVGETHRSPRLPQGGTGRSPTSPSCFGPQPRGPFAAPGGPEMRRVNSTGRAHPAVLHARKTPLEGAHRGEAKYKAPGGGGGNCGDCGCAPATRRSPHSNPHYGSSINTFTVRPGTQHPISYAYSGAHRKAPS, from the exons GATGCCCAGGAGAACCATGGACTGGCTGTACCCACCCCCTCTGTCCCAGACAACTTTGCAGACAAACAAATGACAG gCACCAGCAGGCTCGTCAACGGCAACCTCCGATTATACAGCTCTGTGGGGGACCTAAGGCCCGGGCACTATGGCCAGGACTTGCTCATCCCCCCGCCACCCCCGGGCCCAGCCCCAGCACCACCCCGAGACACTCCACAGCCTCAAGAGGAGccctcaccaccacctccaccttccacagctcccccgcctcccccgctGCTGCTGGAACCCCCGTCCCCACCCAGCATGGCTCCACCTCTGCCCCCAGTAATGGGGGCCCTATCCACTGCACCCTGCCTTGCCTCTCCAGTCACACCCACCCCTCCGGACTTCATTCCCCCTGCCCCCCCGCTACCCTTTTTGCCAGCCCCGGCTCCCCCAGCTCCAGGGTCTCCTCATACACCGGGGACTCACCCCTTCCCCGCTGTGGGTGTCACCAAGTGGAAATCAGAGGTAGCTCTGAATGACAGGCAGCCAGAGGCCCCCAGAGGCAGCCCCCCCAGGAGCCCCGCTGAGCCCAAGGGGAGCCTCCTGGGACCGGAGACCCACTTCACCTTCCCCAGCTCGCTCAAGgtgcctcccccaaccccagtcaGGACTTCATCCATCTCCACTCAGGAAGAAGCACAAGGGGCTCTTCCTGAGGAAGGAGAGGTCACCAAGAAGGCCCCCAGTCGACTCccactgcctcccagcttccacATCCGCCCCGCGTCCCAGGTCTACCCCGACAGGGCCACTGAGCCAGACCATCCCGAGGAGCCCAGGGCTACGGCACCAGCCAGTCCGAGGCCGGGCCAGCCCCAGGCCTGGACAAGTGAACAAGCTGAGACttcacctccagcccctcccctgccccctcctccacccccactccctcccccagcgtcccccctgcccccagctgcccctccttTGCCATCTGCTGAGAAGGCAGCCCCTCGACCAGCTGGGGTTATGAAAAGACCCAAGTCCAGCTCTCCTGCTCCCAAACCCAAACTTGACCCCCCCAGCCCGGAGGACACAGCCTCTTCAGAGTCCGTGGACTGGCGGGATCCCAGCCAGATGGCAAAGCTGCGGAACGAGCTGTCAGCCTATCTCTGTGGCTCCAGGAGAGAGGACCGGTTTGCCAGTCATAGACCAGGCCCAACTGCAGCCTCTCAGGGAAAGGAGAGCCAGAAGGGCCCCAGCCTGCCCGAGAAGGAGGCGCCCCCAAGTGTGCCTGAGGAGAGTCCTTGCAGCCAGCCAGAGAGGAAGGCCGCCACCAGCCTGACCCTCCCTCCTGTGGACTACATCCCCCAAGACTCGCCAACTCCTAGCATCTGGCAGATCCGGAATAAGTTGGAGGCCCAGCTTTCCTCATCAGCAGAGAAGGAAGCCAAGCCCAGCAGAGGGTCTCTGCCTCCCAAACCTCAGCTAGAAGGGGTAAGAATCTTTGAAAACAGGGCTGATAATGGCAAATTCTCCAAGCCCGTGGCCAAGAATCTGCCACCTCTATCCACCACCCCTCTGCCAACCACACCACTCCAGTCCAAGGCCACACCTGGACCAGCCACACCACCCAGGGCCACACCTGAGCCAGCCACACCTGGACCAGCCACACCACCCAGGGCCACACCCGAGCCAGCCACACCTGGACCAGCCACACCACCCAGGGCCACACCTGGACCAGCCACACCACCCAGGGCCACACCCGAGCCAGCCACACCTGGACCAGCCACACCACCCAAGGCCACACCCGAGCCAGCCACACCTGGACCAGCCACACCACCCAAGGCCACACCTCTACCCACCACATCATCCCAACTGATAGCAGAGAAGAACCGAGTCCCAGCTGGGCAGTGGGAGAAGCCAGAACATCAAGAACTTGCAGTGCCCTCCAAGCCAGAGGCAGAAGGGCGCTCCTTAGAGACCAGTAAGCCTACACAGGGAGCCCTCTCATCTCCAGCCCTCCCCGCAAAGATATCCCCTGGCCGAGAAGAGGTGCCATTTCTCTATAAGCCCCATCGCAGCCAGAACAGCCCCAGCAGAGATGTGGCCATGGTGATGCCCACCCTGTCCAGAGGAGAGGCTGTAGGGTCAGGGGAGCCTGTGGAGGTGAAGGAGCCCCAGAGGCTGCCAGCCAAACCCCCTGCCTCAGCCCAGCCTGCTGAGGAACTCCTCAGGCATCCAGTGACAGGGGAGGTGGTGGAGCAAGGCTCCCCGATGGCTCTGCTCCTTGcagccaggcagagggcacagaaGGGGAGGTCCAGAGGGGCTGCCCTGGGCCGGTCCTCCCTGTCAGGGAGTCTCCGTGGCCACAGCCAGCCCGGGGCAGGCTCTGACAGCATCTTCTACAACGACGGCCAGCCCAACTCCTTCACGGTGGTCCCCAAGGTACCCAAGGAGACTGAGAACGACCCCCAGCTAACCTCGCCAGGACAGCCCAAGGTACCCAGTCAGTGGAAGCCCCAGCCCCGCAGAGACCCAGAGGGCACGGAGCCCAGCCGCGGGTACAGCTGTACAAAGATGGAGCCGCGGGCCTCCGTGGCCTGGGAAGGACCAGCGCCCTCCAGCCTCCCCCAGGGCCGCCTGCTGCCCAAgtccttctcttcccctccttctccttcccacaagagggaggaggaggagttcaACTTTGAGGTCATCCCACCACCGCCAGAATTCAGCAATTACCCCGAGCCCCCGCCCCACGCCCTGCAGTATCTGGGGCGCCGGGGCTCCCCTCCCCGGAACAACTTCTCAGACTTGGGGCAGCTCGCGGACGCGGGCCCCGCTCGTGGCTTCTCGCGCTTTCCCGCCAGTGCGGGCCCCTCCGGGGCCGCCAGGGGCCTGGACAATTTCTCGGGCAGGAGCCGTTCGCTTATCAAGAAGCGCCTGTACGTCGTCGGGGAGACCCACCGCAGCCCCAGGCTGCCCCAGGGCGGCACTGGCCGCAGCCCGACCTCCCCCAGCTGCTTCGGCCCGCAGCCCAGAGGTCCCTTCGCAGCGCCTGGAGGCCCGGAGATGCGGCGCGTCAACTCGACGGGCCGCGCGCACCCCGCCGTCCTGCACGCGCGGAAGACGCCCCTGGAGGGCGCCCACCGCGGAGAGGCCAAGTACAAagcgcccggcggcggcggcggcaactGCGGCGACTGCGGCTGCGCCCCGGCTACCCGCAG GTCTCCCCACAGCAACCCCCACTATGGAAGCTCCATCAACACATTCACCGTGAGGCCCGGGACCCAGCATCCCATCTCCTATGCCTACTCAGGGGCCCATCGGAAGGCCCCATCCTGA